The Cloacibacterium sp. TD35 region CTCAAACCATGAAATTTAATATCTGGAATTTCCAGATAGCGCATTAGATTTTTATAATAACTTCGGTAAGTTCTAGGTTCTGTAGGTTTAGAATCGTTTGTCAAAACATAGAAATCAGGATTTACGATTTTCTTAAAAGGTTTCAGCATTCTCAACAAGTCTCTGCTGATTGGGATTTCTCGAATAGAATTTTTGGTTTTTGGCGTATCAATTAGGAGTTCTGTTTTACGCTCTCCATCTTCAATCACGTAGATTCTCTGAATAGTTTTTCGAATATTGATGATTCCATTATCCGTATCAATATCTTCCCAAGTCAAAGCACAAATCTCACCAATCCTCATTCCCGAACAAAGACAGATATAAACTCCGAGATTTCTAAATGTAAAATGCTCTTGAATGTAACCCATTACTTTTTTCTGATGCGTTCTGCTCAACACTTCAATCGTATGTGTTTCCCTAACCGTTGGATATTGCACATCAAAATTAATAAACTCAATCCATTTGTTTTTTGCTCCGAATTTCAACACCATTTTCAAAACAATGAGAATATCTTTGATACTTTTTTGACTTAATCCCTGATCTAACTTTTGAAACACGAATTTCTGCACCTCTCCATCTCCAATCTCGTAATAATCTTTGAATACAGGCAGTAAATGATTTTCCAGCAACAGCACATAAGCCGAAAAGGTTGATTTTTTCACGTACAGCTTTTTGTCATTCTTCCATAGTTCAGCGATTTCTGCTAATGTTTTCTTTCTTGTCATAATTTTTGATTTTTAAATGATTTTTTGATTAATCTCAAAAGATATGAATTGATAATAGCTAATCAAAAATTTAACATTAGTGGATAAATTTCTCCTTAATTTATGGAAAGGAGATGATTATGACTTTCTTTCCTAATTTACGATTTCCAGGGTTTGAAGGGGAATGGAAAATTAATAGATTTCAAGAAGTTGTAAAGATTAACCAAGGGCTACAAATTCCAATCTCCAATAGATTAATTAGGCCTAGAGATGGAGCATATTTTTATATTACAAATGAATTTTTAAAAGATAATTCTGAAAAAAAATTTTTCATTAAAAATCCACCACTATCAGTACTTTGTAATAAAGAAGATATTTTAATGACCAGAACTGGAAATACAGGAAAAGTAGTAACTGATGTTGAAGGTGCATTTCACAATAATTTTTTCAAAGTATCTTATCCAAAAAATATTGTAAAAGGATTTTTATATAACTTTTTAAAATTACCAAGTATACAAAATCAAATTAGCAAGTTAGCGGGAACATCCACTATTCCAGATTTAAATCATTCAGATTTTTATAGAATAAAGTTTTCATATCCTAAATTGGAGGAACA contains the following coding sequences:
- a CDS encoding tyrosine-type recombinase/integrase — its product is MTRKKTLAEIAELWKNDKKLYVKKSTFSAYVLLLENHLLPVFKDYYEIGDGEVQKFVFQKLDQGLSQKSIKDILIVLKMVLKFGAKNKWIEFINFDVQYPTVRETHTIEVLSRTHQKKVMGYIQEHFTFRNLGVYICLCSGMRIGEICALTWEDIDTDNGIINIRKTIQRIYVIEDGERKTELLIDTPKTKNSIREIPISRDLLRMLKPFKKIVNPDFYVLTNDSKPTEPRTYRSYYKNLMRYLEIPDIKFHGLRHSFATRCIESNCDYKTVSVLLGHSNISTTLNLYVHPNLEQKKKAIDQMFKALK